The following proteins come from a genomic window of Sinorhizobium fredii NGR234:
- a CDS encoding LysR substrate-binding domain-containing protein codes for MELRHLRYFIAVAEAASFTAAAKNLNISQPPLSQQIKDLEEEVGTRLFERSSRHVELTEAGVSFLDQARMILGQVEHATHQARAIGSGQVGMLNIGTTGSVLLGQLSTLIARFRERWPGVFVRIHEMDPQAQELALLSHRTDLSFVRKPRHNAELVGKVAWQERVGVALPADHPLARHQTVELGALRQESFVFLRLADSRFARYLHDCCVAAGFVPNITNEVVESYSLTSLVSAGLGVALVPECIRNLSRPGVVYRPLADPAPEADVYVLSRPNHGPVVASFLEATAAMFG; via the coding sequence ATGGAGCTACGACATCTGCGCTATTTCATCGCCGTTGCCGAGGCGGCGAGTTTCACGGCGGCGGCGAAAAACTTGAACATCTCGCAGCCGCCCTTGAGCCAGCAGATCAAGGATCTGGAGGAAGAGGTCGGCACGCGCTTGTTCGAGCGTTCCAGCCGGCATGTCGAACTCACCGAGGCCGGTGTCAGCTTTCTCGACCAGGCGCGAATGATCCTCGGGCAGGTGGAGCACGCCACGCATCAGGCGCGCGCCATCGGCTCCGGCCAGGTGGGCATGCTCAATATAGGCACTACCGGTTCGGTCCTGCTCGGGCAGTTGTCGACCTTGATTGCGAGATTCCGGGAGCGTTGGCCGGGCGTCTTCGTCCGCATTCATGAAATGGACCCGCAGGCCCAGGAACTGGCGCTGCTGTCGCACCGAACCGACCTCAGCTTCGTGCGCAAGCCTCGCCACAATGCCGAACTCGTCGGCAAGGTCGCCTGGCAGGAAAGGGTTGGCGTCGCCCTGCCGGCAGATCACCCGCTTGCCCGCCATCAAACGGTGGAGCTCGGCGCGCTGCGCCAGGAAAGCTTCGTCTTCCTCCGACTGGCGGACTCCCGCTTCGCCCGCTATCTGCACGACTGCTGCGTCGCGGCAGGCTTCGTCCCGAACATCACCAATGAGGTGGTGGAATCCTACTCGCTGACCAGCCTGGTCTCCGCCGGTCTCGGCGTGGCGCTCGTTCCGGAATGCATCCGCAATCTTTCGCGTCCCGGTGTCGTCTATCGTCCGCTTGCGGATCCCGCGCCGGAAGCGGATGTCTACGTTCTCAGCCGGCCGAACCACGGCCCGGTGGTCGCGAGCTTCCTGGAAGCGACCGCGGCGATGTTCGGGTAG
- a CDS encoding ureidoglycolate lyase, giving the protein MKSLPIRPLSRVEFAPFGDVIELDEAKSFPINAGKCVRYHDLATVETTGPAGRALISLLRGEPYEIPLPLKMVERHPLGSQAFVPLTENAFLVVVAPDEDGRPGEPIAFETAPGQGVNIARNVWHGILTPLNGVSDFVVVDRGGEGCNLEEHFFDIPYRVEYV; this is encoded by the coding sequence ATGAAATCCCTGCCGATCCGGCCCCTGTCGCGGGTCGAATTCGCCCCCTTCGGCGACGTGATCGAACTCGACGAGGCAAAAAGCTTCCCCATCAACGCCGGCAAATGCGTCCGCTACCACGACCTCGCGACGGTCGAGACGACGGGGCCCGCGGGGCGCGCCCTGATCAGCCTGCTGCGCGGCGAACCTTACGAAATTCCGCTGCCGCTCAAGATGGTGGAGCGCCATCCGCTCGGCAGCCAGGCGTTCGTGCCGCTGACGGAGAACGCCTTCCTTGTCGTCGTCGCGCCGGATGAGGACGGCAGACCGGGCGAGCCGATCGCCTTCGAGACCGCGCCCGGCCAGGGCGTCAACATCGCCCGCAATGTCTGGCACGGCATCCTGACGCCGCTCAATGGCGTATCCGATTTCGTCGTCGTCGATCGCGGCGGCGAAGGCTGCAATCTGGAGGAACATTTCTTCGACATACCGTATCGCGTCGAATACGTCTGA
- a CDS encoding C4-dicarboxylate transporter DctA — translation MSRFSRSLFGQVIIALVLGILVGVFWPQFAAQLKPLGDGFIKLIKMVIAPLVFGVVVHGIVGAGDLRKVGRVGLKSLLYFEAVTTLALALGLIAAYVFGPGHGMNVDPATLDASALGAYTEKVSQVTGTVDFLMRIIPTTVLDAFAKGDVLQVLLFAVLFGSGLALVGERGRQVAELIDQTTQVLFKVIGFIVRLAPIGVFGAIAYTVGKYGIGSLQQLGYLVVLLYATIALFVFGVLGLIMRIAGFSIFKLLGYLREELMIVLATASSDSVLPQVMRKLERLGIKDSTVGLVIPTGYSFNLDAFSIYLTLAAVFIAQATNTPLAPGDLLLILGVALLTSKGAHGIPGSAIVVLAATLSAIPVIPAIGLVLVLSVDWFVGIARALGNLIGNCVAAVVIAAWEGDIDREQAHRVLDGDEALSPKPAPVFQSSAASDVVPNSAIAHPVNGR, via the coding sequence ATGTCCAGGTTTAGCAGGTCCTTGTTCGGACAGGTCATCATCGCACTCGTGCTTGGTATCCTTGTCGGCGTTTTCTGGCCGCAGTTTGCGGCACAGCTGAAACCGCTGGGAGACGGCTTCATCAAGCTGATCAAGATGGTGATCGCGCCGCTCGTCTTCGGCGTGGTCGTCCACGGCATCGTCGGTGCCGGGGACCTGAGGAAGGTCGGACGGGTCGGCCTCAAGTCGCTCCTCTATTTCGAGGCCGTGACGACGCTGGCGCTCGCGCTGGGACTGATCGCCGCCTATGTCTTCGGCCCCGGTCACGGGATGAATGTCGATCCGGCAACGCTCGATGCAAGCGCCTTGGGCGCCTACACCGAAAAGGTCTCGCAGGTCACCGGCACGGTCGACTTCCTGATGCGCATCATCCCGACGACGGTCCTCGACGCCTTCGCCAAGGGCGACGTTTTGCAGGTGCTGCTGTTCGCAGTCCTGTTCGGGTCGGGCCTTGCCCTCGTCGGCGAGCGCGGCAGGCAGGTCGCCGAACTGATCGACCAGACGACGCAGGTGCTTTTCAAGGTGATCGGCTTCATCGTCCGGCTCGCTCCGATCGGCGTCTTCGGCGCGATCGCCTATACGGTCGGAAAATACGGCATCGGCTCGCTGCAGCAACTCGGCTACCTGGTCGTTCTGCTCTATGCGACGATTGCCCTTTTCGTCTTCGGTGTCCTCGGGCTGATCATGAGGATCGCCGGCTTCAGCATCTTCAAGTTGCTCGGCTATTTGCGCGAGGAGTTGATGATCGTCCTGGCGACGGCTTCCTCCGACAGCGTTCTGCCGCAGGTGATGCGCAAACTCGAACGGCTCGGGATCAAGGATTCGACGGTCGGCCTCGTCATTCCGACCGGCTATTCGTTCAACCTCGACGCCTTCTCGATCTATCTGACGCTCGCCGCCGTGTTCATCGCCCAGGCGACCAATACGCCGCTGGCGCCCGGCGACCTGTTGCTGATCCTCGGCGTGGCATTGTTGACCTCGAAGGGGGCGCACGGCATTCCTGGTTCCGCCATCGTCGTGCTGGCGGCAACGCTTTCGGCCATTCCGGTCATTCCAGCCATCGGTCTTGTGCTGGTCCTTTCGGTCGACTGGTTCGTCGGCATTGCCCGGGCACTCGGAAACCTGATAGGCAATTGCGTGGCCGCCGTGGTTATCGCCGCCTGGGAGGGCGACATCGATCGCGAGCAGGCACACCGGGTGCTCGATGGCGACGAGGCTCTAAGCCCCAAACCCGCACCTGTATTCCAAAGCTCCGCGGCCAGCGATGTCGTCCCGAACTCGGCCATCGCCCACCCCGTCAACGGCCGCTAG
- a CDS encoding glycerate kinase type-2 family protein, protein MVAIADPRQFLESLFDSAVAAADPMRVLTANLPERPKGRTVVIGAGKGAAQMAQAFETLWPGPISGAVATRYGFGVPCRHIEVLEASHPLPDGGGLRASKRLLAEVSGLTPDDLVVALICGGGSALLPAPPKRLSLEDEIAVNRALLASGAPIRAMNAVRKHVSTIKGGRLAAAAYPARVVSLVVSDVPGDDPALVASGPTIADESTRADALRVVERYRLALPESVLAWMASEAADAPRPDDPCFARNEVRLIASAGVSLEAAAAEARAGGVEAIILSDSIEGEARDVGLVHAAIAREVANRSRPFNKPVVVLSGGETTVTVNGAGRGGRNSEFLLSLALGIDGVSGISALAADTDGIDGSEDNAGAFADDTTIARLLGQRLDAAALLQRNDSWAAFDALGDIFKPGPTGTNVNDFRAMLIQ, encoded by the coding sequence ATGGTCGCCATCGCCGATCCGCGTCAATTCCTGGAGTCGTTGTTCGACTCGGCGGTCGCTGCCGCCGATCCGATGCGCGTCCTCACCGCCAACCTGCCGGAGCGGCCGAAGGGCCGCACCGTCGTCATCGGTGCCGGCAAGGGTGCAGCGCAGATGGCGCAGGCCTTCGAAACGCTGTGGCCGGGGCCGATCAGCGGTGCCGTCGCGACGCGCTACGGCTTCGGCGTTCCCTGCAGGCACATAGAAGTGCTTGAGGCCTCGCATCCCTTGCCGGATGGCGGCGGGCTACGGGCCTCGAAACGTCTGCTCGCCGAGGTCAGCGGCTTGACGCCGGATGATCTGGTTGTGGCGCTGATCTGCGGCGGCGGTTCGGCGCTGCTGCCGGCGCCGCCGAAAAGGCTGTCGCTCGAGGACGAGATTGCCGTCAACCGCGCATTGCTGGCCTCGGGAGCGCCGATCCGGGCGATGAATGCCGTGCGCAAGCATGTCTCGACCATCAAGGGCGGACGGTTGGCCGCCGCAGCTTATCCGGCGCGGGTCGTGTCGCTCGTCGTTTCCGACGTCCCCGGCGACGATCCGGCACTTGTCGCCTCCGGCCCGACGATTGCCGACGAGAGTACGCGCGCCGATGCCTTGAGGGTCGTCGAGCGCTACCGCCTGGCGCTGCCGGAAAGCGTCCTGGCTTGGATGGCAAGCGAGGCGGCGGATGCGCCAAGGCCCGACGATCCGTGCTTTGCCCGAAACGAAGTGCGGCTGATCGCATCGGCCGGCGTCTCGCTGGAGGCTGCCGCGGCCGAGGCGCGGGCGGGTGGCGTCGAGGCGATCATTCTTTCGGATTCGATCGAAGGCGAGGCACGCGATGTCGGGCTGGTTCACGCCGCGATCGCGCGGGAGGTCGCGAACCGCAGCCGTCCCTTCAACAAGCCCGTCGTCGTGCTATCCGGCGGCGAAACCACCGTGACGGTGAACGGCGCCGGCAGGGGCGGCCGCAACAGCGAGTTCCTGCTGTCGCTCGCGCTCGGCATCGACGGCGTCTCGGGCATCTCCGCCTTGGCCGCCGACACCGACGGTATCGACGGCTCGGAAGACAACGCCGGCGCCTTCGCCGACGACACGACGATCGCCCGGCTGCTCGGGCAGCGTCTCGACGCGGCGGCACTCTTGCAGCGCAACGACAGCTGGGCTGCCTTCGATGCGCTCGGCGACATTTTCAAGCCGGGGCCGACCGGCACGAACGTCAACGATTTCCGGGCGATGCTGATCCAGTAA
- the gcl gene encoding glyoxylate carboligase: MAKMRAVDAAVHVLEKEGVDCAFGVPGAAINPLYSALRARGSIRHVLARHVEGASHMAEGYTRAKHGNIGICIGTSGPAGTDMITGLYSASADSIPILCITGQAPRARLDKEDFQAVDIAAIAGPVTKWAVTVMEPALVPFVFQKAFHLMRSGRPGPVLIDLPVDVQLAEIEFDPETYEPLAPYKPAATRAQAEKALAMLNASERPLIVAGGGIINADASDLLTEFAEITGVPVIPTLMGWGTIPDDHPLMAGMCGLQTSHRYGNATLLASDFVFGIGNRWANRHTGNVPTYTEGRKFIHVDIEPTQIGRVFAPDFGIVSDAAAALKLFLDVATEWKTAGKLRDWSAWADECRERKRTMLRKTHFDQTPLKPQRVYEEMNKAFGRDTCFVSTIGLSQIAGAQFLHVYRPRNWINCGQAGPLGWTLPAALGVRAADPNRPIVALSGDYDFQFLIEELAVGAQHKLPYLHVVVNNSYLGLIRQAQRGFEMDFEVSLAFDNINASGDAEKGYGVDHVAVAEGLGCKAIRVKSPNEFADAFERAQALMEEHRVPVVIEFILERVTNIAMGADINAVVEFEELAARGEDAPTAIAALLD; the protein is encoded by the coding sequence ATGGCCAAGATGCGTGCTGTCGATGCAGCGGTTCATGTTCTGGAAAAGGAGGGGGTGGATTGCGCTTTCGGCGTTCCGGGTGCGGCGATCAATCCGCTCTATTCGGCACTCCGGGCGCGCGGATCGATCCGCCATGTCCTTGCCCGACATGTCGAAGGCGCCTCGCATATGGCGGAGGGCTATACGCGGGCAAAGCACGGCAATATTGGCATCTGCATCGGTACGTCAGGCCCGGCCGGCACCGACATGATCACCGGCCTCTACTCGGCCTCGGCCGATTCGATCCCGATCCTCTGCATCACCGGCCAGGCGCCGCGCGCCCGCCTCGACAAGGAGGATTTCCAGGCCGTCGACATCGCGGCGATCGCCGGGCCGGTCACGAAGTGGGCGGTCACGGTCATGGAGCCGGCGCTCGTCCCCTTCGTCTTCCAGAAGGCGTTCCACCTGATGCGCTCGGGTCGTCCCGGCCCGGTGCTGATCGACCTGCCGGTCGACGTCCAACTGGCCGAAATCGAATTCGATCCGGAGACCTACGAGCCGCTGGCGCCTTATAAGCCCGCCGCGACGCGCGCCCAGGCGGAAAAGGCGCTCGCCATGCTGAACGCGTCGGAGCGGCCACTGATCGTCGCGGGCGGCGGCATCATCAATGCGGATGCCTCGGATCTCCTCACCGAATTCGCCGAGATCACCGGCGTTCCGGTCATCCCGACGCTGATGGGCTGGGGCACGATCCCCGACGACCATCCGCTGATGGCCGGGATGTGCGGCCTGCAGACCTCGCACCGCTACGGCAATGCAACGCTGCTTGCCTCCGACTTCGTCTTCGGCATCGGCAACCGCTGGGCCAACCGCCACACCGGCAACGTCCCGACCTATACGGAGGGTCGCAAATTCATCCATGTCGATATCGAGCCGACCCAGATCGGCCGCGTTTTCGCGCCGGATTTCGGCATCGTCTCGGATGCGGCGGCAGCGCTCAAGCTCTTTCTCGACGTCGCGACCGAATGGAAGACCGCCGGCAAGCTGCGCGATTGGTCGGCCTGGGCCGATGAGTGCCGCGAGCGCAAGCGCACCATGCTGCGCAAGACGCATTTCGACCAGACGCCGCTGAAACCGCAGCGCGTCTATGAAGAAATGAACAAGGCCTTCGGCCGCGACACCTGCTTCGTTTCGACCATCGGCCTCAGCCAGATCGCCGGCGCGCAGTTCCTGCATGTCTATCGACCGCGCAATTGGATCAATTGCGGCCAGGCCGGTCCGCTCGGCTGGACCCTGCCGGCAGCGCTCGGGGTCCGCGCCGCCGATCCCAACCGGCCGATCGTCGCGCTTTCCGGTGACTACGACTTCCAGTTCCTGATCGAGGAGCTTGCCGTCGGGGCGCAGCACAAGCTCCCCTACCTGCATGTCGTCGTCAACAATTCCTATCTCGGCCTGATCCGCCAGGCCCAGCGCGGCTTCGAGATGGATTTCGAGGTGAGCCTCGCCTTCGACAACATCAATGCGAGCGGCGACGCGGAGAAGGGCTACGGCGTCGACCACGTGGCGGTCGCCGAAGGCCTCGGCTGCAAGGCGATCCGCGTCAAGAGCCCCAACGAATTCGCCGATGCCTTCGAGCGGGCGCAGGCGCTGATGGAGGAACACCGGGTGCCGGTCGTCATCGAGTTCATCCTCGAGCGTGTCACCAACATCGCCATGGGCGCCGACATCAACGCGGTGGTCGAGTTCGAGGAGCTTGCCGCACGCGGCGAGGACGCGCCGACCGCGATCGCCGCCCTGCTCGACTGA
- a CDS encoding DUF930 domain-containing protein, translated as MLQSARKMWGDTGWGMPTSVALHLALAFILLVRLPEHAPPAKDESINVALVSPPKPEPKPQDKPKEAKPEPSRSPPQVFESASAEVDREKPPQPQLPPAGPSRTDKPKSPDAQAKPAPAKTESADKPAEASKALAELRVEGEDAVSKAGDAEPTPQNAPVPKEKPVAEEAKADVAQEPAEAAADQQSSELVEAKQLYSRDALSDPRVKQAIGRLPPKRRIVQLCTIEALEQVRRARPDAFPDMLVPFGPVGGMVSASGLSANGGAYRSRGKWYGIDFKCEVNSETTSVASFSFAIGGAIPKSEWGLRQLPKE; from the coding sequence ATGCTGCAGTCGGCGAGGAAAATGTGGGGGGATACCGGGTGGGGCATGCCGACCTCGGTCGCCCTGCATCTGGCGCTGGCGTTCATCTTGCTGGTTCGGCTGCCCGAGCACGCTCCGCCGGCAAAGGATGAGAGCATCAATGTCGCGCTCGTTTCGCCGCCGAAGCCTGAGCCGAAGCCGCAAGACAAGCCGAAGGAGGCAAAGCCCGAGCCTTCCCGATCGCCGCCGCAGGTCTTCGAATCTGCTTCGGCTGAGGTCGACAGGGAAAAGCCGCCACAGCCGCAATTGCCGCCTGCCGGGCCAAGCCGGACCGACAAACCGAAATCACCCGATGCGCAAGCAAAGCCCGCCCCGGCAAAGACGGAGAGCGCCGACAAGCCGGCCGAAGCAAGCAAGGCACTGGCCGAGTTGCGGGTCGAGGGCGAAGACGCGGTGAGCAAGGCGGGGGATGCCGAGCCGACGCCGCAAAATGCGCCTGTTCCCAAGGAGAAGCCCGTGGCAGAGGAAGCCAAGGCGGACGTGGCCCAGGAGCCGGCGGAGGCGGCCGCGGACCAGCAGTCAAGCGAGTTGGTGGAAGCGAAACAACTCTATTCGCGGGACGCCCTGTCCGATCCACGGGTCAAACAGGCAATCGGCAGGCTGCCGCCGAAGCGGCGCATCGTGCAGCTCTGCACGATCGAGGCGTTGGAACAGGTGCGCCGAGCAAGGCCCGATGCTTTCCCGGACATGCTGGTCCCGTTCGGTCCCGTCGGCGGGATGGTTTCGGCTTCCGGCCTCAGCGCCAACGGTGGCGCCTATCGCAGCCGGGGGAAATGGTACGGCATCGACTTCAAATGCGAAGTCAACTCGGAGACGACGTCGGTCGCCTCCTTCAGCTTCGCCATCGGCGGTGCAATTCCGAAAAGCGAGTGGGGCTTGCGCCAACTGCCGAAGGAGTGA
- a CDS encoding IS1380-like element ISRsp7 family transposase, which translates to MQTHCIAEQLEFEGFDGHKVVAGFDGGAITSDAGALLLRHVDGIIGLFDRVAACFVDDRDPTCTVHSVRTLVGQRVAAIALGYEDVDDHDRLRHDPVLALLSERLTPKRQDCAVLAGKSTLNRLEHGRLGQPTRYHKIAYDRQALEALFIELFLDAHDSPPEEIVLDLDATDDPLHGHQEGRFFHGYYNCYCYLPLYIFCGRHLLSAKLRRSNIDASAGSVAEIDRIIGQIRQSWPNVRIILRADSGFARDELMDWCETNKVDYVFGLARNPRLERQIAPAMEEASLLSQASAQATRVFRDFLWSTKDSWTRRRRVVGKAEWTLLGANPRFIVTSLKPERWAAQTLYEDLYCARGDMENRIKECQLDLYADRTSAHTMHANQLRLWFASLAYVLICALRRLGLAHTRLAEATCGTIRLKLLKIGAQVRVSVRRIKIAMASACPYADEFALAHARIRAAAR; encoded by the coding sequence ATGCAAACACACTGTATCGCCGAGCAGCTCGAATTTGAAGGCTTCGACGGTCACAAAGTGGTCGCTGGTTTCGACGGCGGAGCGATCACCTCGGATGCCGGCGCCCTGCTGCTTCGCCATGTCGATGGGATCATCGGACTGTTCGACCGGGTGGCCGCTTGCTTCGTTGATGACCGCGATCCGACGTGCACGGTCCACAGCGTGCGCACGCTGGTCGGGCAGCGCGTTGCGGCGATCGCGCTGGGCTACGAGGATGTCGATGACCACGACAGGCTGCGCCACGACCCGGTGCTCGCGCTTCTGTCGGAGCGGCTGACGCCGAAGCGGCAAGACTGTGCGGTGCTTGCCGGCAAATCCACCTTGAACCGGCTGGAGCACGGCCGTCTCGGCCAGCCGACGCGCTATCACAAGATCGCTTACGACAGGCAAGCGCTGGAAGCGCTGTTCATCGAGCTGTTCCTGGACGCGCACGACAGCCCGCCTGAGGAAATCGTGCTCGATCTCGACGCCACCGATGATCCGCTGCACGGTCACCAGGAGGGTCGGTTCTTTCACGGCTATTACAACTGCTATTGCTATCTGCCGCTGTACATCTTCTGCGGCCGCCACCTGCTTTCGGCCAAGCTACGGCGTTCGAACATCGACGCCAGCGCAGGCTCGGTCGCCGAAATCGATCGTATCATCGGGCAGATCCGCCAAAGCTGGCCAAACGTGCGCATCATCCTGCGCGCCGATTCCGGCTTCGCCCGCGACGAACTGATGGACTGGTGCGAGACCAACAAGGTCGACTATGTCTTTGGCCTTGCTCGCAACCCGCGGCTGGAAAGGCAAATCGCGCCGGCCATGGAGGAAGCAAGCCTGTTATCCCAGGCAAGCGCCCAGGCGACCCGCGTCTTCCGCGACTTCCTGTGGTCGACCAAGGACAGCTGGACACGACGACGGCGGGTCGTTGGAAAAGCGGAATGGACGCTGCTGGGCGCCAATCCGCGCTTCATCGTCACCTCCCTTAAGCCAGAGCGCTGGGCGGCACAGACGCTTTACGAGGATCTCTACTGCGCCCGCGGTGACATGGAGAACCGCATCAAAGAATGCCAGCTCGATCTCTACGCCGACCGCACCAGCGCCCACACCATGCACGCCAATCAACTGCGCCTCTGGTTCGCCTCGTTGGCCTACGTGCTGATCTGCGCCCTGCGCCGCCTTGGCCTTGCCCATACGCGGCTCGCCGAGGCGACCTGCGGCACCATCCGGCTGAAGCTGTTAAAGATCGGCGCCCAGGTCCGCGTCTCGGTGCGTCGCATCAAAATCGCGATGGCATCCGCCTGTCCCTATGCCGACGAATTTGCACTGGCACACGCCCGAATACGTGCCGCGGCCCGCTGA
- the hyi gene encoding hydroxypyruvate isomerase — protein MPRFAANLTMLFNEAPFLDRFALAAKAGFEGVEYLFPYEFEKMALRATLERYGLTQVLHNLPAGDWARGERGIAILPDRVDEFRKGVATAIDYATALDCKQVNCLVGITPDGVPDSVLRTTLVANLKLAATELGKHGIRLLIEPINRFDIPGFYLNTVGEAAAIIEEVGSDNLFVQYDLYHQQRTEGELIGTYKRNCDRIAHVQLADNPGRNEPGTGEINYPFVFDALEGAGYAGWIGCEYKPLTTTAEGLGWLGAERKRSQSADIIKIRS, from the coding sequence ATGCCGAGATTTGCGGCAAACCTGACCATGCTGTTCAACGAGGCGCCGTTCCTCGACCGCTTTGCTCTTGCCGCGAAGGCCGGTTTCGAAGGCGTGGAATATCTCTTTCCCTATGAGTTCGAGAAGATGGCGCTCCGCGCCACCCTCGAGCGCTACGGCCTGACGCAGGTACTTCACAACCTGCCGGCCGGCGACTGGGCGCGCGGCGAGCGCGGCATCGCCATCCTGCCGGACCGGGTCGACGAATTCCGCAAGGGGGTAGCAACGGCTATCGACTATGCGACGGCGCTCGACTGCAAACAGGTCAACTGTCTCGTCGGCATAACACCCGATGGCGTGCCGGACAGCGTGCTGCGCACCACGCTCGTCGCCAATCTGAAGCTCGCGGCGACGGAACTCGGCAAGCACGGCATCCGCCTGTTGATCGAGCCGATCAACCGCTTCGACATTCCGGGCTTCTATCTCAACACTGTCGGCGAGGCGGCCGCGATCATCGAGGAGGTCGGCAGCGACAACCTGTTCGTCCAGTACGATCTCTACCACCAGCAGCGCACCGAAGGCGAACTGATCGGCACTTACAAACGCAATTGCGACCGGATTGCCCATGTCCAGCTTGCCGACAATCCCGGCCGCAACGAGCCGGGCACCGGCGAGATCAACTATCCCTTCGTCTTCGACGCGTTGGAAGGGGCCGGTTACGCGGGCTGGATCGGTTGCGAGTACAAGCCGCTGACGACGACCGCGGAAGGGCTCGGCTGGCTGGGCGCTGAGCGCAAGCGCAGCCAATCCGCAGACATCATCAAGATCAGGAGCTAA
- a CDS encoding IclR family transcriptional regulator, translating into MTGYLAVAVVSEQTKGKRGRKAGANSTPSSVQVLDRSLALFSLVADRDGSTLTDLADETGLAPSTIHRLLTSLSSHGMVAHDPDTGEWTIGVRAFEIGNAFLRFRKLGTISRPFLKRLMEESGETANIGIEDDGDVVFISQVESHAPMRAFFRPGRRGPSHASGIGKAILSTWSDTEIAKTLGGKTLMHFTGRTLDTVPALIRNIQEIRNRGWSIDDEEHTLGMRCIAAPLFNEYGEAIGGISISGPSVRIDDDRLETLGSLVRRTADELTRAIGGHRPGDG; encoded by the coding sequence GTGACGGGGTATTTGGCGGTGGCGGTCGTGTCGGAACAGACAAAAGGCAAGCGGGGCCGGAAGGCGGGCGCCAATTCGACACCTTCCTCGGTTCAGGTGCTGGACCGCAGCCTGGCACTCTTCAGCCTCGTGGCAGATCGCGACGGCTCGACCTTGACCGACCTGGCGGACGAAACAGGGCTGGCGCCATCGACGATCCATCGCCTGCTGACATCGCTTTCCAGTCACGGCATGGTTGCTCATGATCCCGACACGGGGGAGTGGACGATCGGTGTGAGGGCCTTCGAGATCGGCAACGCCTTCCTGCGGTTCCGCAAACTCGGCACGATCAGCCGGCCCTTCCTGAAACGCCTGATGGAGGAAAGCGGCGAAACCGCCAATATCGGCATCGAGGACGACGGCGATGTCGTGTTCATCTCGCAGGTCGAAAGCCATGCGCCGATGCGTGCCTTCTTCCGCCCCGGACGGCGTGGCCCCAGCCACGCCTCCGGCATCGGCAAGGCGATCCTTTCCACCTGGTCGGATACCGAGATCGCCAAGACGCTCGGCGGCAAGACGCTGATGCATTTCACCGGCCGGACGCTCGACACGGTACCGGCGCTGATCAGGAACATCCAGGAAATCCGCAATCGCGGCTGGTCGATCGACGACGAGGAGCACACGCTCGGCATGCGCTGCATCGCCGCGCCGCTGTTCAACGAATATGGCGAGGCGATCGGCGGCATATCGATCTCCGGGCCGTCGGTCCGCATCGATGACGACAGGCTCGAAACGCTCGGCTCTCTCGTGCGCCGGACAGCCGACGAACTGACCCGAGCTATCGGCGGCCACCGGCCGGGAGACGGCTGA
- the glxR gene encoding 2-hydroxy-3-oxopropionate reductase translates to MASIGFIGLGIMGTPMARHLQDAGHTIITSKFAIPPRQELLDHGLQFVETPKALAETVDIVILMLPDTPEVKDVLFGENGVSLGLGKGKLVIDMSSISPIETKEFARKIRQTGAEYIDAPVSGGEVGAKNATLSIMAGGTPGSFERALPLFKLMGKNITLVGDCGDGQVTKVANQIIVALTIEAVSEALVFASKAGADPARVREALMGGFASSRILEVHGERMIKRTFEPGFRISLHQKDLNLALQGAKSLGISLPNTAATQELFNNCAANGDSGLDHSGLVRALERMANHEVA, encoded by the coding sequence ATGGCATCTATCGGTTTTATCGGACTGGGTATCATGGGCACGCCGATGGCGCGCCACCTGCAGGATGCCGGTCACACCATCATCACCTCGAAATTCGCCATCCCGCCGCGTCAGGAACTGCTTGATCACGGCCTGCAGTTCGTCGAGACGCCGAAGGCGCTGGCCGAGACCGTCGACATTGTCATCCTGATGCTGCCGGACACGCCGGAAGTGAAGGACGTTCTCTTCGGCGAGAACGGCGTCTCTCTGGGTCTCGGCAAGGGCAAGCTGGTCATCGACATGAGCTCGATCTCGCCGATCGAGACGAAGGAGTTCGCCAGAAAGATCCGCCAAACGGGCGCCGAATACATCGACGCGCCGGTTTCCGGCGGCGAGGTCGGGGCGAAGAATGCCACGCTCAGCATCATGGCCGGCGGCACGCCGGGCTCCTTCGAGCGCGCCTTGCCGCTCTTCAAGCTGATGGGCAAGAACATCACGCTCGTCGGCGATTGCGGCGACGGTCAGGTCACCAAGGTTGCCAACCAGATCATCGTCGCGCTGACGATCGAGGCGGTATCCGAGGCGCTGGTCTTCGCCTCGAAGGCGGGCGCCGATCCGGCCCGCGTCCGCGAGGCGCTGATGGGCGGCTTTGCCTCCTCACGCATTCTCGAGGTTCACGGCGAGCGGATGATCAAGCGCACCTTCGAGCCGGGCTTCCGCATCTCGCTGCACCAGAAGGACCTGAACCTGGCGCTGCAAGGGGCGAAGAGCCTCGGCATCTCGCTGCCGAACACGGCGGCGACGCAGGAGCTCTTCAACAACTGCGCCGCCAATGGCGACAGCGGGCTCGACCATTCCGGTCTGGTCCGGGCGCTCGAGCGCATGGCGAACCACGAGGTCGCTTAA